From the genome of Bordetella sp. H567, one region includes:
- a CDS encoding MarR family winged helix-turn-helix transcriptional regulator, which produces MPKEQQGLHTVQMLGQTYRSMMAAFEANVGHALPRWRILLALHEAGALSQKILAERCRLDPASLTRQLQAMESLGWISRAIDEQDNRVINAMLTTQGKRVVAEALPRRAAFFDHAMQGLSAEQIKVCHEVLAVLEENFKAAQQRVTS; this is translated from the coding sequence ATGCCGAAGGAGCAACAAGGGCTGCATACCGTGCAGATGCTGGGGCAGACCTATCGATCGATGATGGCGGCTTTCGAAGCAAATGTGGGGCATGCCTTGCCCCGCTGGCGCATTCTGCTGGCGTTGCACGAGGCGGGCGCCCTGTCGCAGAAGATCCTGGCGGAACGCTGCCGCCTGGATCCCGCATCGCTGACGCGCCAGCTGCAGGCCATGGAAAGCCTGGGGTGGATCAGCCGCGCCATCGATGAACAGGACAACCGCGTGATCAACGCCATGCTCACCACGCAGGGCAAGCGCGTGGTGGCCGAGGCGCTGCCGCGGCGCGCCGCGTTCTTCGATCACGCCATGCAGGGCCTGTCGGCGGAGCAGATCAAGGTCTGCCACGAAGTCCTGGCCGTGCTGGAGGAAAACTTCAAGGCGGCGCAGCAGCGCGTGACCAGCTGA
- a CDS encoding MDR family MFS transporter: MAPRAPATPHSAGQVLPFRQSLMAMLGMCFVVMMVAIDQTVVGTALPTVVAELKGFDLYAWVATSYLLTSVITVPIFGRLGDYYGRKPFVVSAILVFTAASALCGAADSMLFLVIARALQGIGGGMLVGTAFACIPDLFPDSYVRLRWQVMFSSAFGIANAIGPSLGGILTEYYGWRSVFYVNIPVGLLGLWFVSRHLPHLRHSDPNRKIRLDWPGALLIALALGGLQLVVELLPARGISNLTATLAAASLVAFGLLYWWERRCEQPLLPFEMFRNASLAPLFMLALLVGVSMFSLLFYAPLLLQGGFGLSPKDAGLLITPMVVCITVGSITNGRIVTRIKNPNNMLYVGFLLMCLATAGIISTHNYTPRWLIASYMLAAGLGLGFIMPNLTVFAQETAGRAHLGIATALLQSLRMVGGMVGTAVVGTMVNHSYISGVRASLDSGQALRWLDTLDDPQILVNPSAQAAFMQQVAAAGRDGASYLEAARVSLVGAIHDGQIIVLAIAILSLWFVRRVPPIRLTRRSKAASAPAE, from the coding sequence ATGGCCCCCCGCGCTCCCGCCACCCCCCATTCCGCCGGCCAGGTATTGCCGTTTCGCCAGTCCTTGATGGCGATGCTGGGCATGTGCTTCGTCGTCATGATGGTGGCCATCGACCAGACGGTGGTCGGCACCGCCTTGCCCACGGTGGTGGCGGAGCTCAAGGGCTTCGACCTGTACGCCTGGGTCGCGACCTCGTATCTGCTGACCTCGGTCATCACCGTGCCGATCTTCGGGCGCCTGGGCGACTACTACGGCCGCAAGCCTTTCGTGGTGTCGGCGATCCTGGTGTTCACGGCGGCGTCGGCCCTGTGCGGCGCGGCCGACAGCATGCTGTTCCTGGTCATCGCGCGGGCGCTGCAGGGCATCGGTGGCGGCATGCTGGTGGGCACCGCCTTTGCCTGCATCCCCGACCTGTTTCCGGATTCCTATGTGCGCCTGCGCTGGCAGGTCATGTTCAGTTCGGCCTTCGGCATCGCCAACGCCATCGGGCCGTCGCTGGGCGGTATCCTGACCGAATACTACGGCTGGCGTTCCGTCTTCTACGTCAACATCCCGGTGGGTCTGCTGGGGCTCTGGTTCGTCTCCCGCCATCTGCCCCATCTGCGCCACAGCGATCCCAACCGCAAGATCCGCCTGGACTGGCCGGGCGCGCTGCTCATCGCGCTCGCGCTGGGCGGCTTGCAACTGGTGGTCGAGTTGTTGCCGGCCAGGGGGATCAGCAACCTGACCGCCACGCTGGCCGCCGCCAGCCTGGTCGCCTTCGGCCTGCTGTATTGGTGGGAAAGGCGTTGCGAGCAGCCGCTGCTGCCGTTCGAGATGTTCCGCAATGCCAGCCTGGCGCCGCTCTTCATGCTGGCGCTGCTGGTCGGGGTCTCGATGTTTTCGCTGCTGTTCTATGCGCCGCTGCTGCTGCAGGGCGGCTTCGGATTGTCGCCCAAGGATGCTGGCCTGCTGATCACGCCCATGGTCGTTTGCATTACCGTGGGCAGCATCACCAACGGCCGCATCGTCACGCGCATCAAGAATCCGAACAACATGCTCTATGTCGGCTTTCTGCTGATGTGCCTGGCTACGGCCGGCATCATTTCCACCCACAACTACACGCCGCGCTGGCTGATCGCCAGCTACATGCTGGCGGCCGGCCTGGGTCTGGGGTTCATCATGCCGAACCTGACGGTCTTTGCGCAGGAAACCGCCGGGCGGGCGCACCTGGGCATCGCCACGGCGCTGCTGCAATCGCTGCGCATGGTCGGCGGCATGGTGGGCACGGCCGTCGTGGGCACCATGGTGAACCACAGCTATATCAGCGGCGTGCGCGCATCGCTGGATAGCGGCCAGGCGCTACGCTGGCTGGATACGCTGGACGATCCGCAGATACTGGTGAACCCTTCCGCGCAGGCCGCCTTCATGCAGCAGGTGGCGGCGGCAGGCCGGGATGGCGCCTCGTACCTGGAAGCGGCCCGTGTATCGTTGGTCGGCGCTATCCACGACGGGCAGATCATCGTGCTGGCGATCGCCATCCTGTCGCTGTGGTTCGTGCGGCGGGTGCCGCCGATCCGGCTTACCCGCCGTTCCAAGGCGGCCAGCGCGCCGGCGGAGTAA
- a CDS encoding ornithine cyclodeaminase — protein sequence MTRLIDVPGMATLMREVGVAPFMRDLAQRIRADYLRWPEFEKSARLASHSPVGVIELMPVADAARYAFKYVNGHPGNTVLGLPTVMAFGVLADVATGYPRLMSELTLTTAMRTAATSVVAAAALARPDARTMALIGNGAQSEFQALAFHDMLGIEEVRLFDIDSRATAKLVRNLAQAAPALHVVVAASAAAAVRGAHIVTTVTADKAYATIVTPGMMEPGMHLNAVGGDCPGKTEIHPDILRRARIIVEYEPQSRIEGDIQQLPADFPVTELWRVLNGDRAGRESPAQVTVFDSVGFALEDYSALCLVAELAEKHGVGVELPLIAMGGDPKDLYALALGEDAALRAAA from the coding sequence ATGACAAGACTGATCGATGTACCCGGGATGGCCACCTTGATGCGCGAGGTCGGCGTCGCGCCCTTCATGCGCGATCTCGCGCAACGCATACGCGCCGATTACCTGCGCTGGCCGGAATTCGAGAAATCCGCCCGGCTTGCGTCGCATTCGCCCGTGGGCGTGATCGAATTGATGCCCGTGGCCGACGCGGCGCGCTATGCCTTCAAGTATGTCAACGGGCATCCCGGCAACACCGTGCTGGGCCTGCCTACCGTGATGGCCTTCGGGGTGCTGGCCGACGTCGCGACCGGTTATCCGCGCCTGATGTCCGAGCTGACCTTGACCACGGCGATGCGTACCGCCGCCACCTCGGTCGTCGCCGCGGCGGCGCTGGCCCGCCCCGATGCGCGCACCATGGCCCTCATCGGCAACGGCGCACAGAGCGAATTCCAGGCGCTTGCCTTCCACGACATGCTGGGTATCGAGGAAGTCCGCCTTTTCGACATCGATAGCCGCGCCACCGCCAAGCTGGTGCGCAATCTGGCGCAGGCTGCGCCCGCGCTGCATGTCGTCGTGGCGGCCAGTGCCGCGGCGGCGGTACGGGGCGCGCATATCGTCACCACCGTCACCGCGGACAAGGCCTACGCAACCATCGTCACGCCCGGGATGATGGAACCGGGCATGCATCTGAACGCGGTGGGCGGCGATTGCCCCGGCAAGACGGAAATCCATCCCGATATCCTGCGGCGGGCGCGCATCATCGTGGAATACGAGCCGCAATCGCGCATCGAAGGCGATATCCAGCAGTTGCCCGCGGACTTCCCGGTGACTGAATTGTGGCGGGTGCTGAACGGCGATCGGGCCGGACGCGAGTCGCCGGCGCAGGTCACCGTCTTCGATTCCGTGGGTTTCGCCCTGGAGGACTATTCCGCCCTGTGCCTGGTTGCGGAGCTGGCGGAAAAGCACGGCGTGGGGGTAGAGCTGCCCCTGATCGCGATGGGCGGGGATCCCAAGGACCTGTATGCCCTCGCGCTGGGCGAAGACGCGGCCCTGCGCGCCGCAGCCTAG
- a CDS encoding Lrp/AsnC family transcriptional regulator: MQEALDDLDRRLIALLRDNGRLTTATLAKKLAVSRGTIHNRIDRLVRGGTILGFTVRLRSETEDDGVRAMTLIEVRGNETDAVLTALRRLPEIVQVHSTSGRWDLVAEIRVQDLATFDRVLRDLRRIKGIANSETNLLLAVYK; the protein is encoded by the coding sequence ATGCAAGAAGCCCTAGACGATCTGGACCGCCGCCTCATCGCCCTGCTGCGCGACAACGGCCGCCTGACCACCGCCACGCTGGCCAAAAAATTGGCCGTGTCGCGCGGCACCATACACAATCGCATAGACCGCCTGGTGCGCGGCGGCACGATCCTGGGATTCACCGTCCGCCTGCGCAGCGAAACCGAGGACGACGGCGTACGGGCCATGACCTTGATCGAGGTGCGGGGCAACGAAACCGACGCCGTGCTGACGGCGCTGCGCCGGCTGCCGGAGATCGTGCAGGTGCATTCGACCAGCGGACGCTGGGACCTGGTGGCGGAAATCCGGGTGCAGGACCTGGCGACGTTCGACCGCGTGCTGCGCGATCTGCGCCGCATCAAAGGGATCGCGAACTCGGAAACCAATCTGCTGCTGGCCGTGTACAAATAG
- a CDS encoding D-alanyl-D-alanine carboxypeptidase family protein, producing MKKLIVVLWSAAAFCTSGAVQAAAPAVAPSATQPATAGQPATAGQPASAGQPASATPPAPEAPAPDARSWLLLDATSGQVIASKNPDERVEPASLTKIMTSYLIFQALRDKTLDLNQQVTVSTNAWKVAPGSSKMFLEPGMHVSIDDLLSGLLIQSGNDAAVALAEAAAGSEAAFVQRMNDTAERMGLKSTHFNSPHGLPDPQTYSTARDLATLTSRVIRDFPDLYVRYDHVKSFRFNNITQPNRNRLLWSDPSVDGGKTGHTEAAGYCMIASALRPGAAGQRRLIAVVMGTPSDKVRTAATGMLLNWGFQNYETVKLYAKGQSIGNSTVWKGQQPQVLVGFDRDIYATVPRAWVPRLQKVITHQGPLVAPLTLDSQVGTADVQVDGRTIQSYPIVALQPVEQGGMLSRGWDSMRLWVYGLMKEQPPA from the coding sequence ATGAAGAAGCTTATTGTCGTTTTGTGGTCCGCCGCGGCCTTCTGCACCAGCGGTGCCGTGCAGGCCGCTGCCCCCGCCGTGGCGCCGTCCGCGACGCAGCCCGCCACCGCCGGCCAGCCCGCCACCGCCGGCCAGCCCGCCTCCGCCGGCCAGCCCGCCTCCGCCACACCGCCCGCGCCGGAAGCGCCCGCACCGGATGCCAGGTCGTGGCTGCTGCTGGATGCCACGAGCGGGCAGGTCATCGCCTCGAAGAACCCCGACGAACGCGTGGAGCCCGCTTCGCTGACCAAGATCATGACGTCCTATCTGATCTTCCAGGCGCTGCGCGACAAAACGCTGGATCTCAACCAGCAGGTGACCGTCTCCACCAACGCATGGAAGGTCGCGCCGGGCAGCTCGAAGATGTTCCTGGAGCCCGGCATGCATGTGAGCATCGACGATCTACTGTCGGGCCTGCTCATTCAATCGGGCAACGACGCCGCCGTCGCGCTGGCGGAGGCCGCAGCCGGCTCCGAGGCGGCCTTCGTGCAACGCATGAATGACACGGCCGAACGCATGGGCCTGAAGTCCACCCACTTCAACAGCCCGCATGGTCTGCCGGATCCGCAGACGTATTCCACCGCGCGCGACCTGGCGACGCTGACCTCGCGTGTGATCCGCGATTTTCCGGACCTATACGTGCGCTACGACCACGTGAAGTCATTCCGCTTCAACAACATCACGCAGCCCAACCGCAACCGCCTGCTCTGGAGCGATCCGTCGGTGGATGGCGGCAAGACCGGGCATACCGAGGCGGCAGGCTACTGCATGATCGCGTCCGCACTGCGTCCGGGCGCGGCCGGCCAGCGCCGGCTGATCGCGGTCGTCATGGGCACCCCTTCGGACAAAGTGCGCACCGCGGCCACGGGCATGCTGCTGAACTGGGGCTTCCAGAACTACGAGACCGTCAAGCTTTACGCCAAGGGTCAATCGATCGGCAACTCGACGGTCTGGAAAGGCCAGCAGCCGCAGGTGCTGGTGGGCTTCGATCGCGATATCTATGCCACCGTTCCGCGCGCCTGGGTGCCCCGCCTGCAGAAGGTCATCACCCACCAGGGACCCCTGGTCGCGCCGCTGACGCTGGACAGCCAGGTGGGTACGGCCGATGTGCAGGTCGATGGCCGAACGATCCAGAGCTATCCCATCGTGGCCTTGCAGCCGGTGGAGCAGGGCGGCATGCTGTCGCGCGGTTGGGACAGTATGCGGCTGTGGGTCTATGGATTGATGAAAGAGCAGCCCCCGGCCTGA